The DNA sequence tatctcaattttttttttttcccatgacAAGTACACAATATTTTACtaggtcattgaatcattgactcacccGATTCTTTCACAATCATGGATTCATGTAGTAACGAAGCATCGCTGTGTTGCTTAGAGACATGGAATGGTTCTGCCATGACTGCTtggaacatttatttccattgcCAAATTAAGCAAAAacgcaatatggtgtctaaaatgtaatgtacagtATTAGTGTTTATTGAACTGACATACTCTGTAATGTCAGCTTCCACAAAGAACCGCTACGATATTATCGTAGAGGAtacatatcgcacacccctaaatTGGGTTGCCTGTGAACATGTCTGAGTAATGAAAACAAGTTATGATTGTGTTGATTTTGTATATTGCCCAGCCATAACATATGTACACTATCTCTGATTGCTCAAACAAACCACTGACAATGGATTCATATATTCGCAAATAGTCTACTCCGATTCGTTTAAACCTCTTCACCTGTTTCTTGTGTTCAGTTGACAAGTCTGACTACATGGTGGGCAGCTATGGGCCTCGACCGAGCGAATACGAGTTCCTGACACCCTTGGAGGAGGCACCCAAAGGCATGCTGGCCCGCGGCACTTACAACATTAAATCCAAGTTCACCGACGACGACAAGCACGACCACCTGTCCTGGGAATGGAACCTCAACATCAAGAAGGACTGGAAAGATTGAGCTGTTTCCAAACCCCCATTTTCCTTCTTGCCATCCTCCTATTTCTTCCCTCCCTTTCTTCCTCTCCAACCTCTTCCAGTTGCCTCCATCATCGTCATcattttcatcatcatcatcaacatcATAATCCTGGATTAACTGCTTAACCAATTTTAAGGAAAAGGATCTTTCTCACTCCGTCCACTTTCCTCCAGTTTTCATCCATCCTTCCCTCCCTCCATATTCCTATCCCTTTCCCTCCCAATGAGTATTGAGGCTTTTCATGAAATATATatgtgaaaacaaacaaaaacgtgCACAAtccatattttgtgttttggtttgtttgtatataaaagtaaaaacagaggaaaaaaaatattcaaaaaaccTCATGGATACTTTTGACATGGTTGTTATGAGTAATCTTCACTGCCCCCCGTCTTCCTCTTGTGTCCTAAACCCTTCCCCCGTTTATCCCGCGTCATTCCTTTCTCTGACAttccttgttttctttttaaccaTGATCTGCCTTTATGAGTGAAATAGGAGAACTCAAAAAGTTTGCCTTTGCCCAGAGGGAACGTGTCCGATGCCTTTGAGATGAGCCTAGGGTTAGCGTAGCATGGGTAACTGTAGAAATGTTAGTGGTAATATGGCGGAGGAGGTCTTTACTTGGCTCTCGGTATGAATCCGTGTCCAAATATGGTTTTAGCTATGTAGGGTTTGCAGGATCTGAACATCCTGTCCACTAGGGGAGCCGTACTAAGAATCAGCCTTGCCCTGCTGTGACGGCATAGGGTTTTTGTTTAACCGTTTCATCGCCATGTGGCCTTAAAAACGATTCCTGTAGCAAGACATTGAGGAGCTGCCTTTCTGAGTCTAGGTTTAAATCCCATCAGATGTTTTGTCCTTAAGAGGCTAAGGTGCATTACCGACTCTTGCTCCCTCGAGGGACCTGCAGTCACACCTGCTGCCTTGTTCAATTGGCTCGATTCAAGATGGACCAAACTTGTAGGATGGTAGAAGTTGGTTAGCCTTGATGTAGAGCGAACATTATCCCCACTCCAGTTATCACCTCCCGCTTTCCAAAGACAACTGGTGCTTCATTTGCAGAATGTGCCCTTTGCTTGTGATTTTAATGCGAGTTGCCGgtttttaaaaagcagaaaaGGGCTGTTTTCACTAACAGGTCTCAAGTATTGAACAACTCAGCTGAAAAATTACCAACACCATAGACTGTGCCTCCAGTATTGACAACTACGAGCTGCTCTTGGCATGTAAACCTAATGGGAAGAAAGTTAGGACTCTAAAGGAGGTGCATTTGTAGTGGGACAAATCTGGAGTGAACCTAAATCTAAACTCTCAGCTCTAGTCCAGGTGTAATCTAACCTCAATGTTCAAACAAGAGAGGATGTGCTCATGCATAATTGTACTATTTTATacacgctttttttttttttttcctttgccGACATTGCCTGCAAAGTAGTAGCTTGTTGTGCTGGTCCAGAATGCTGCTTCTGTCTTCATCTGTTTGTACTTTATCTCTATTATAGCTGGAGATTACTGTTCACCTGTGTCAACATTAAAGTGTTCAGAACTGACAGTTTCTTTCGTCTTCCATTTACCAACATGAATGCTGtaccattgttttgttttgttttttacttcaGGGTGAGGTCTAGAAGATGGTAAGCCTTGTTCTGCAAACCTTTACTATTAGAACTTGGAGCCACCGAGCTTAGGACTCCTGATAATTGGCATAAAGTCTGGTTAATCTGCGTCTGCTTCTTTGAGCACACCAGACATTCAAAATATGCTCTTGACAATGAGCATGGATGGGCCTGTTCGGTACAAGCATACTACCTAGTGCAGAAATGGGCAACTTTGATTGTGGAGGTTCAGTGTCCTGCAGAGTGTAGTTCTGATCCCTGAACTGTGTAAGTAGGtgtagagctaaactctgcaggacactggaGCTGCCCATCCCTGCACTAGGTAGCACGCTTGCACTGAATGGGTTCATCGGCACTCGTTGTCAATGGAGGGATGTAACTAAACGCAGCAGGGATACTGGACCCCCCAGGACCGGAGTTGCCCATCCCTGACCTACTGGACTGGTTGTCCACGCAGATGCAAAAATTGGGCTGCAAGCAGACAAGGGAAGTATACTTTCAGCTTTATGAGGGATGAGGTTACTCAAAATGGTTGACAACCCCAAAAATGGGCCGATGTAGAAACAAATCTGTGGAGACTTTGTGATCAGTATATCTGGTAGTAAAGTACCAGTTGCTATAAACAAAGTGCCTAAAACAACACTCTGGATAACTTTTGAATAAGACCTGATGGAACTAACCTGATAAACTTTAGCAAGTCCAGTGACGAGTGCTTCTCCATTGTAGCAATCGAGCACCTTCTGTGGATTCACCCAAACTCCCAGACATTACATAAAGTCAGTGAGATTAGAACTAGTGATTTTCTGGTATTGCGGGCCAGTTTTGTGTGAAATCTGTGTCATGTGGTCAGTCTGTGGGCGGTACATGAAGACGAGGACTGCTGCAAAAGTCTTCAAATGTTGCATGTGAGATTTTTCACAGAACAAGGGTTTCCATCTAGACACAACCCTACAGCAGATCCATCCTGATCACTCCACTCATTCACTCGTTCATCCATGCTCAAGGTAATAAATGCATCAAACAACCTTATAAAGCAAAGTGTGATTTAATATTGAACAAAAGTGGTTACACAATGCTGTGGTTATTCATAATATGTAATACAAGTGAGAAAGGAAATAGTCAGCAATGATAAGCATCACGTTTTCCTGTGCTTGATCAACTTTAGGGTGATTATGGTTACAGTTAAACTGATAGTGAGTAATATGGTCTACCCTAAAAGGCCAACCTGGCAAAAGCACTTTAGACTCAAAACGACCAGAAAACCAACATTTGTCTCTTGATATGTGGCGCCAAATAATTCATGGATGAGCTGTACTAAATAACAGATGTTTCTAAACATCTTTCTGACTGtagtttcaaaaaaaaaaaagcaagacattaCGGGAAAGAAATCAGTGGCACAAATGTTAAGAGCAAAATGCGCTATTTTCCACTTTTCCTCCCTTTGGTGGAGTTTATGTCGCTCTTGGTCCTCTGTAAGCGGGAAAAGATCTCCTTGAAGAGGGCTTTATACTCCGGAGTGTTTTGGCTCAGCCGCTTGTCCACAGCCTCCACTTGCCGGCTGATGCCCTCCAGGGCCTCTGGAGTCGAGGGCGTCTGCGGGGGAGTGGGCAGCTGCTGGGGCTCTGCGGCCCGGCACTCCTTCATGGACGGGTCTCTGGACACGGGCCGGGAGGTCTGCACCCCAGCATGGCACATACTCTCCTCGTGGCGCCGGCACTTCCCGAGCAGCTCCTCGTACTTCTCCAGAAGGGCGTGATACTGCTCATCCACCTCTCGGAGGATGGACATGCCCCTCTTCCGGACGCCGTTGGCGTGAAGCGCGTAACTGCCTTTGCGTCTCCCTGAGGCGTCGACTGCAGAGATGGCATCTAGAGCCGTATCACTGCAACTCTTCCGGACGGGAGCCGCTCCATCCCCGTTCTGTGTTCCAGCCATGACTGCATCATCCGGCGTGTCCGTCTCAGGGGCGCAGTTGAGCAGCGTCTGCTCCAGGCCCTCGTCTCCGCTCAGGAGGCAGGCTCGGGACTTGCGGAGCTGCTGCATCTCCTGAAGCTCCGCCTCCAGCTCGTGCACACGCCGCTGGCAATTCTCGGCCCCCATGAGGCGCTGTTCCAGCCGCTCAAACTCCTGTAACACTGCGCCACATTCCCGCTCAGCGGCCTCACGCCGTCCGCGTTCGGCCACCACAGCGGCGCGCAAAGATGACACCATCACGCGCAGATGTTCGTTCTCTTCATCGGCAGGCTGACACTCTTGTAGGTCACCGCTGCCTGGGTCAGACACCATGAAACCATCCTCATACCTGGAAAAGAAACATCAAACCATAGGCACAAAGACCACACAAAGATAGATCCAAAGAACAGGAACTTCAGGTTTAGAGACAACAATAATGTTGCACGGTTGGACGTTATTGACGTCACAATGTAATGGATGTGGCGACAGATCTTCTGTATTTTGACATCGGAGTGTAAAAGatttctaaaaaagaaaaatgttgggcagAACTTGGTTGTGTGCATTGGCTGTCAATTGGAAGGAAGGAAGATAACCGTGAGCAAGATAGAAGGTGAACGTAAGCTTGTAGGGGGGAAATTTAATAAGACTAAATGACTGGAGAAGTCTGGCAGGTGTCACCAGAGAGAAGACTTATTATtgataaataagtaaattttgataaaatgaaggttaaaaaaaacatgcatggaTTAATAGTCCGCAATAAGATCTGAAAAGAACTtaattacttctaaattatgttttttgatgtaaaaatcttgatgaCATactaagtggacctcagagaacagtacaaaataataaaaaataaaaaacaggcaGTTCATGATCCCATTAAAATTAACAATTTTCAGGGTTCCTGAAATTTTTTAAAGGCATTTTATTTAGAGTGCACTCACAAACAgcaatttctaaaaaataaaataaatattttagggCTGAAACAAAAATTTGTATTGTCTAAAATAATCTTTAATTTGCTGGATTCCTGGTTATCCGTGACTACAggaccttttaaaaaaaatcaattaattaatatcttacttgaaaaaatgcacaaaattattcaaaagataCTGCAAGTAAATGTGACAGTTGAATTTGTCCCTTGAAAGGTTAGATGCCATATTGAATtttatgataaaatatataataaacctTAATTTATGATGAAAACGAAGGCTGTGAGGGACAGACTTAAAGTCATTGTATAAAAGTCCTAGATCACATGAAATTTTCAGAACTGTTTTGTGGATTTTTCCTATCAGAAAGTTTTTtgggttgttttttttcacaaagACTATCAAATAAATCTCTGTGTTGTTAAAAAGTCCAGTCCATTGAACACGCTGTACTTCTATCCCTCACAGCTGCGTTTTTGTTCCTGTCAGAAATTAAATATGGTGCTACCCTGACTAAGGTCTTTTTCATTCTGTTCTTTCCTTCTTGAAATGACTGTTTATCCACGGTGAAATATTGTCTCCTGTGTCATTCTTCCCTGTGGACACATTTTTTAATGACACAACATAACTCCACTGCAGACGTAATAAGACGTACCTGGGAGCGGTGCAGAGTTCTTTGAGGCAGGGGAACGAGTGCACAGTCTTCCTCCTCTCTTTCTTCTCTCTGCGAACTCGGAGCTCTTCCAAAGTGCGCAATTCCTCCACACGAGCAGTTAGCGTGTCCACCTGCCCCTGCAGCATCTCCATAGTACTTGTCAATCTGTGTGAATAGATTTGCAATCAGCCAGCCACCATAACTctgggccagttgcataaacacaATGTACTATCAACCTTTAAATAATGTAACTGCTCTGATATAATTTGAATAACTTCAAGGCTGTAGTGTTGGACTGTAATGTCACAGCATCACTACTTTTTCCTGAAGGCAAGAAATGTTAAGTGAGAACTAGTCAGATAATGAATGATTCCTCCTATAGCAAAGGTTTAGTTCATGCATATTAATTGTTTGAAGCTCCAGGAAGGTTATAATGCAGAGTCAGCATGAccaaattaatattcatgagctgaGCCTTTGCCAGAGTGAGACTTTGATTTAAGGAGCCTGTGAGTGGTAGAGAGATACAATAGATGAGCTGGTATTTTCGGCACTGAAGTAGCAGTACTTCTGTAATCCTCATTGTGTAGTGTTTCCCATGATGCTCTGATAACGTATGGCTCACCTGTCAATCTTCTGCTGAGAAGCTTTGCTCTCCAGCACTAGTTTTTCATTGTTTATCTCCAGCTCTCGAGCCGTCACATCCAACTGCTCGTACACTTTAGCGTGCTGCTCGTTCATCTCGCGCAACATCTCCATCTGCTTGGTCAAATACTGACACAAAGAGACACATGCGTAAGCTCGCCATGCTATATATGCAAAATATGCtataaaattaagcagcactgtAAATATTAGTGAATACGCTTTTTATTTGGTTATTACATTTTCTAAAGGGTGCGTCAGACtagttttgtgtttgttcattATCATATAGACGATGTTTTAATAGAGTTGAACTTCAGTAGTTGAATGAATcagtagctatgtttccatccaaagttacgAATTAAACTTATGGGCAAAATTGGAACGacacataaaacatttgcgaataaagcaccATTTCCATTCAGTGAGttgaagagaacaaaatcatcacttcctgattaactttaacttttaaattgaatttgCTGCAGTAGGAGAAGGCAATGTATATAATCATTTTTGTATACAATAAATTACGAGCTTCAGAGCGTGCAGACGAAACGCGGTCGTTCTGGGAGTTAATTATAACGAAGCACTTTGACGAGACTTTACAAGTATTTTAGAATGACATAACTAgtatttcagatgctgtgcaatgaGTTCAGTCCGTTGGTTGGTCCAAGCATGCTGTCCCATCGCACAAAGTCACAACTTTTTAAGATGCACATTAAGGAATTTATTAGGTAAAAGGTTTCCATCGTAGTTCATGCGCATGTTTTCTTACCGGATGAGAAATTTATCCTACTTAGTTGAGCATATACGAttttttatgcgcatttttagaatttattcgcatcttggcgtttccatccagcggtttttttttttttgcgagaTATCCTAAAATGTGAGTAAAAATTGGTGGATGGAAACATTGCTAGTGAATCAACCTGTATTAGTAAATTGATTCAAAATGCTGATGATATTATTTAAACCTAATCAAAAATGTTCATGAAAAACTGCTAAATGGAATGCGTCTCTTAATCACAATATTTTGACAGAAATACTACAAAACCTTTGGTTTTtaaagtgctgtcaaatgattaatcgcatccaaaacaaaagtttttgattacataatatatgcatgtgtactgtatatataaatacacgcatacagtaaatattttgaaaatatttacatttatattttatatatagaacatataaacaaaatttttcttaaatgtatacatgcatgtgtttgtatttatataaataattatataaaaacttattttggatgcgattatttgtttgacagcactagttttttcCCTCATATGATGTAGTCAGTGTTAAACAAAACTAGCACCTGTGTTCAAGCCATTATGAAATGACATTCTTGTGGAAAGCTTGATAATCTcttgtgaaatgtgtttttgtgttcaaTATTACACTGAATTTTCCTTCACTAAGATTAAGACCATAAACCccttacatttcatttttctcAGTGCTTGTATTCATACGGCGGCAGCCAAAACATAACAGCTCCAGCATTACCGGTCTGAAATATCGAAATGTTGTGCAATCCATACAGAATGAGACCAGTATTCAGATGTGAGAAACAGCACCTCATTGTTCTCAGATAAGTAATAGCGTCTTTGTTCAGAGGATCTGGCACACAGACAGGCGACGGCCGCCTCCCGCCGCATGCGCTCAGCTAACAGTCTCATCTACAAACACGCTTCATGCACTCCATTAGCATCATGCTGATGTGTAATTGGCTCATCGAGAGACAAGCACTGACAGGAAATCAGGAGAAATGATTCTTCACTGAGACATGCAGGTCAGAGGTCACGACAGGGTTGAGCGCAATTAAGAATGTAATTGAGAATCATTTTCTTTCTAAATTTGAATTTAGGCAGCAAACAAAATGCAGAATTCGAATTGTATTGAAGGACgcagaaataaaatggaataCATTTCAATTAACTGCTTTTAATACTAAATTCCATTTTACAGTATGAGGGTTATTtacggtttttttttttttttgcaaatttgtacatttttgttttgttattaacCGTTTTAACAGTACTGAACTTAGTTTTGAGAAACACGTCTAGCCTAATTAGTTCATAAATACGCATAATTATGTGAATGTTTTGGATCAGGAAATTATGTATTCACAGCCACAAACAGCTCTTGATGCTGGCGCTCATGCAGATGTCCGGCTGGTCTGTACCTCGATTTCCTGCACCTGCTCCTCATTGTTGATGTACATCTGCTGCAGCGAGTCCTCCAGCTCCTTATTGCGCTCCAGCAGGGTTTTCCCCAGCTCAGCTGCCAAGTGCAGATCTGggacaaaaaaaacagtacaatatcaaaacaaaacaaatcttgGTTACCATAGCTACCCATTCATTTCTATGGGGAAATTAATCAGAACCCACCACAATTCTGACTGTACCTTTTTGAACTTCAAATACAGCAGTTGATTTAAAAAGATGATAAGCAATGCAGCGACAAAAGAAACGTGGAATCATAATGTTAAgagtgttgtttgttttgtttttttttagaaattaatacttttattcctcaagggtgcattaaattgatcacagTAGTCACTGTGTaagagtaaatacatttataatgttgtacAAAATCTctttttcaagtaaatgcttttcttttaaacatcaaataatcctgaaaataaatattaagctgcacaacagttttttttacattgataataataagagttTCTTGAGtttatgttttttgagcagcaaatcagcatatttgaatgatttctggaggatcatgtgacactgaagactgcagtaatgacgctgaaaattcagctttgatcacaggaataaatgacattttaagatgcattcaaatagaaaccagttatttaaactatttcacaatattactctttttgctgtatttttgatcaaataaatgcagccttggtgagcagaagagacaaaAATACGAAAGCCTTACCGACCCCAAAACTGTAGTGAACAGTAATCTACATCTTAACATTCAGATGTTATTTAGTATATTTCATTACAGGATTGTTTTTCAATAGAGAGAGTTTTTATCCACACCAGTATATGATTTAATGCTGACTGTATACATATGAATGTaagctaaattaattaatatagcCCAAGTGATTTTCAacagataaatataaaattatgtttataatataaCGCCAGAGAAAGACACAGCTAACACCTGACAAACTCGAAAATGCAGTTTTTCCTGCACCTTGTGTTCATGAACTTTCACAACATGGACTCATTACATTAccgtaaaaataaaacataggGATTTCGTGTGTAGCGACATCTTACGCTGCtctttttatgttttagcaGCTTTATCTCATAAAAGCAGAGTGTGTTTCTCTGCTGTAGCTGGAATTAGTGGcttctgtgtgtagaaacctgaGAAAGGAGCGAAACGAGGCCAGAGAAAATCCTGCTGTTAATTCAGCCTAAAGgaggtgatttttatttaatcctCCATGTTTTCTAATGAACATGAGCCAGAATGACGTCAGCCAAGATACGTCTGAAGAAATCAAagatgaagagaaagagagcggCATCAGATCACGGTGAAGTGAAGTGCGTGTAATAAGGTCAATACAGTCAAACAATTCTGCTGGATTTTGGCCTTCTgacactttttttattaaaaaagcagaattaaaaatgacacaatCTGGATTGAAACTCAAGATACTGTCTACTTGAATACGTAAAGACCAGAATCTCTAATGAAAGGCTTATAGTTGCacgtataaaatgtattttaacatcaaatgtCACTTCACATTTGCTAACACTggaatgcaatttttttttttttttatattaagccCATTGTCCTTATGATTAGTTTATGACCGCAGATATGTTTCTGTCAGGAAACGTCTCGCATCCCTTGTTTTTTTCCGTAACTCCATAGAGCTCAGTGTGATTTGACACTAAACCCCCCCATCCGGAGACACAGACACAGTCCTCCGGTCCACTCAGATGGCGTTTTAATACCCAGGGAACATGCTAACAGAGACGGTGTCACACACAGGGAGGAAGTGACATTGTGGGAGGTGGTGAAGTATTGAGCTCAGAATCATTGACCTCCATTACACTGATATGAATGCAGAGATTTATCATGAGATGAGACAGTGTCAGAGACAAAGCAAACATACTATAGTAACGAAACACAGAGCACCACACGCATAAATCATACAAGAGCGCTTAGTGCCAGTGTAACACACTTtcctccgtgtgtgtgtgtgtggaaactGATCCCATGAGAGTCTGCTGGAGAGAAACATAGATAATGCACAAAACACAGAGCTGAGGACACATATACTACATTAAAAAAGCTATGTCATTGCATGTGGCTTAACTGCAAGAGATTATGCATTATATATCAGTATCAATTGACTGATACTGATATAATAAACGATAAAACGATATAATAGCTATTAGTATTAACCTATTGTTTTGCTGTgtcaataaatgttttgtttttatttttcttccaggTTGATTAGACTTCATAACACTAGTTAATGCTCTTTTGTTTGCTGATTTAGCCTTACCTGTTTCTGAAGACAACGCGTCTCATTTTTATGTtgggtttgtttatttatagttcTGTTTGCACTGGGGGTGGGTGATATGACCAAAATTTAATATCACAATATAAGTAATTCTATTTCATGGTAACGATATATATCACactatagttatttttgctttaaggtctttatgatatcaaaatctttgataccatagaaatttcataattgtaatatcagaattttgagatataaaattgctattgtgagttataaagtccaattCTGAGGCGGAAAAAAAGACTAATACGTTGTCAAAATTGCGTTTATAATCTCAAAAGTGCATTTTACTGAGtactgtttcctgaacctgggagagtagcctacaataaCAGCTGTgcacaaagactgtttctataaagtggggcaatttgaactttgcaaggacagtctggcgcttctgactcacagcctgtaagtatgttttcatatttaaagaattcaccactgactattcaaacgcgagttttgggCAGTATAGAGCagcgcttgttgtttgtcatttcttcgatcacaaatgcagacatggcaCTGGatagctgaccaatcagagcacacctcacttctcagaacgatgagctttgtaataATCGGCGCGTTTTCAGAAAGGCGGaccatagaggagcaacaataatgtacagtatgtggaaaataatgtgtttttttaaccttgaaccccataaacacattgcattacaccaaatacacaaaataatgttctttttagcagcgtcatatgacccctttaaactatGTTTCTATCTATGGAACTTGACCATAGTTGGCAAACAAAACTTTTGGGAAACAATGCCCAGAGTGACATACTGGCCAGTTTTGTGATTTTCAACATGTACGCCAATAAAAGTGTCAATTAACAGTGGCCATCCTGACTGTCAAAATATGCCAA is a window from the Onychostoma macrolepis isolate SWU-2019 chromosome 03, ASM1243209v1, whole genome shotgun sequence genome containing:
- the cdr2l gene encoding cerebellar degeneration-related protein 2-like is translated as MLRAGRMDEFVTEEDEPWYDQRDLEQDLHLAAELGKTLLERNKELEDSLQQMYINNEEQVQEIEYLTKQMEMLREMNEQHAKVYEQLDVTARELEINNEKLVLESKASQQKIDRLTSTMEMLQGQVDTLTARVEELRTLEELRVRREKKERRKTVHSFPCLKELCTAPRYEDGFMVSDPGSGDLQECQPADEENEHLRVMVSSLRAAVVAERGRREAAERECGAVLQEFERLEQRLMGAENCQRRVHELEAELQEMQQLRKSRACLLSGDEGLEQTLLNCAPETDTPDDAVMAGTQNGDGAAPVRKSCSDTALDAISAVDASGRRKGSYALHANGVRKRGMSILREVDEQYHALLEKYEELLGKCRRHEESMCHAGVQTSRPVSRDPSMKECRAAEPQQLPTPPQTPSTPEALEGISRQVEAVDKRLSQNTPEYKALFKEIFSRLQRTKSDINSTKGRKSGK